The Archocentrus centrarchus isolate MPI-CPG fArcCen1 chromosome 3, fArcCen1, whole genome shotgun sequence sequence agacgGCTGTAGGCACTCactgtgtcaggtcttttctgtaatttttttcctatttcttaaggacatgactttcagatactgttcatctactGTAGATATTTTTAAGCTACTAGccctttgggaatcaccttgtcgatgcaaaaatattattttatgcgtGTCAGGCTGTTTTATCTTTGGGAATTTTTGAAGATTCAACTAAATAAATGGgagcaaattatgtgtttttgagaCAGGTTGCTAGTAATAAAATGCttaaagatataatttaaaattggttttaTGCTAAATTGTTATGTATACAACACTGATTTATACCTTgatttaggtgccttttttatgcttcacTCATAGattagtgttaagtggcttaacaaacaaaataacattcCTCTGAAGGGCCTTcagagcctggagaactattgctaaaattacaagaaagtctggttTCTTggacacaaaatataaagaaatgatgcgAGTTCTGCATAGTACTGTACGAAGTAGCCAGTACAAAGCACTCAGCTCCGGGTCTCTGTATGCATATAGGTGAATCATCACCCCAGGCCAGGTTTTGTCTGTTCTCACTCGGGTTTCTTCAGCAGGCCtccctgctgcttctgtttcagtACACTTCACCCCAAGTGATTTATTGGTTTTCCCTTCCCTTAATGTTTTCGAGTAAATGtcatctattttttaaaaaaaagttattagACCTAACCCTAGAAATTTTGAAGTGCTTAGCTACTAAAAAGCAACTGCCTCTAATGTCTAACAACTTTCTACATTAGGAGACCTGCGGGTGGCCATGGAAACACTATTAACTGCCATTGCCATCATTAAGCAGTCAAGAGTGTATGGCGATGAGCGCTGTCAGACACTGGTCATGTCACTCAAAGACTGTCTAGTCTCTATTCAGGGCAACTACAGCTACAGGTTTGTATAATTATGTATCAAGATGCTGTTTTTTACTGTCCAGATGGAAACTGAAACTGAGGTTGGAACTAGCATTAGAGTTCTTACAAGTCTCTATGGTACAAATCCATATTTCTTTGCAGTGAACGAAGTCGCTCTCGAGAAAGAGACCGGAACAGGAGTCAGGAAAGGAGTCGCGAAAAGAGTCGGGACAGAGAGCGAGAACGTGACAGAGACAGGGAAAGGAGTCGTGAACGGGACCATGAAAGAGACAAGGAATGGAGTCGGGACAGAGATCGAGAACGTGACAGAGACCAAGAACGGAGTCGAGAACGAGAGCGTAATAGAGACCGGGAATGGAGTGGTGGCAGAGAGCGTGATAGAGACTGGGACAGAAGTCGTGACAGAGACCGTGATAGGGACTGTCCTTCTGTATGGGAAGATGCAGGAATGTCTCGAAGACACCAGGCGCATTCCTGGAGTGGAGAAAGGGAAAAGGAATATTCACGGGAACGGGAAAGACACAGAGATCATAGAGCCAGATACTACTAATTTGGTAAGTTTCTCACTTAATATGTTCATTTGTACTGTACAATTACATTCTATTATTTTCACAGTAGACCTCTGATAGAAGCCCAGGTGTATTCACTCACATCAATAATGGCTGCATTCCACATCCTGGTATTGCTAACTCACTGGAACAACTGagccattattctttatttcgCCTTTGACATAAGAAAAGCAAAGGCGAAATAAAGAATATCAGGATCACAACAGCGCTTTGGCATTCAATGTAATAGTAGCTCATTGCTTAGAGTATGTTATTtagtttataaatatataaatacctGAGTATAGCCAAACTCTTCGCATATTAAAAATACTTTTCATCACACCTGAGGGTTGTGCTACATGAGTAACTCACATCTGGTAAAACTTGTAGATTAAACTGAACTTCAAAAGGTGGATAAGTGTTGCCTAAGGTATGTTGTTCTGGTTATTTACACTGCATCTCTTAACTGTTCTGAGCAGGCTGTTTGAGAACTGATCCAATCACTTCTCTCCCTGAAGATCCCACAGACCTTGGTGTGTAAAGTCCTCCATTTTTAAAGAGACCATACAAACCTTTTGGCTTTCTATTGTAAGCTTCAGTAAGAGAGAGATGTAACTTATTAAtgggttttatgtttttgaggCTAAGCAATGTGGTGTTTTACATTGAGTTCAACTTCCTATTACAATACCACCCTGAGACCCCTTAATTACTTATACCTTGTGAGTAAATACTAGACTGGAGTGCTTTCCAGTACTTGATACCATTTAAACTCTGAGCTCTGGATGAATTTTGAGATTTTTAAGAGCTTGAATGTTTCTCTACTTCTTTTCACAACTTGATTTGTATAAATACTGCTTTCAAAAGTATGTCTCTCTTCCCCCCCCAGACTGGTGGAGTATCATGATTGAAGCAAAGACAGGACTGtttcttttgacaaaaatgtggAGGAATCCCAGGTGAAACTACAGATACACATCTTCAGAAGTCTAAGGTgtaccctttttttaaaaaataagtctCCCAGGACTTGTAatttcagaaataaaaactgtagATTTGTTGATGGGACATCAAATTTCAAAGCTTGCATGTGCAGTAACACCTAACTTAATGTAATAGTGtatgtttaacttttttttttttaaattaaatgtacaAATTGAAATCCCTGAAAATAAATCCAAGGTTTTGTTTTATCTGCTTATTGAGGACCACAAAAATCATTCAAATTGCCTGTATTTGGATTTTCATCTACTGATAagacattaaaatataaaactagaGTCTCTCTCGTCAAGATTTATGGTATTGCTTTGTTTTAATGCACATGACAGGTTTAACTTTCATGTGATGGGCCCGGTAATTGGCTAGAGAAGATAATGAAGTTCATATTCACATGTAACAATGCCATTAATCActttatttagaaaaatgtaTCATCAAAGTGGCGTACAAACAAACACTGTCAAAGTCTCCATTATGCACGCCATTTGGTATCACATTAACAACACACACTCTTATAACCACAGCCCCCACAAAGTCCATACAGTTCTTCTAGCTTTCATTTCTCCAGCGGTGCATAATTCAACAACTTCTCAATAAGATCCACGTGAGAAAGAAGCATCCTCCGACAGCAGTACCTCTTCAGGCCCAGGGCATCGAGGGCATCACTTAAGGAGGAAGAGAAGTAAAATCAGATAATGCATACATGGACATTACTGCAGGGGAAAGTGGTCTAAATAGCCTCATGCAAGAGTCATTCATTCAGTCCATCAATTCATCCTCAAGCTAACTTCAAACAACTACCTCTGTCCTACCTGAACAGACTAAACGTTCAATGTGAAGTATCCCTCTACAAAGTTATTCTGACACAACGCACTGGTGTTCTGGATTTATTTATGATATAAGCGGCACTGCCTGGAACCACTACAGGCCACGTACACCTTGTGAagtgaaaagggaaaaaaaaaaaaaaa is a genomic window containing:
- the polr2l gene encoding DNA-directed RNA polymerases I, II, and III subunit RPABC5 — translated: MIIPVRCFTCGKIVGNKWEAYLGLLQAEYTEGDALDALGLKRYCCRRMLLSHVDLIEKLLNYAPLEK